In Rathayibacter sp. VKM Ac-2762, one DNA window encodes the following:
- a CDS encoding septum formation family protein yields MRSRTAALASAALLLLLSGCSSVVGPDGPEAVRDEGGTVATAGVTDVFSLRRGDCLADPGDDRIADVDVVPCAEEHALEVFHTFAQPGDRYTSRNTLLAQAEAGCEPEFGAVMGIAYGDSALEYRSLVPSEVGWRHGDRTIVCAVLDPADDSTTGSLFGSAR; encoded by the coding sequence ATGAGGAGCCGGACGGCCGCGCTCGCCTCGGCGGCGCTCCTCCTGCTCCTCTCGGGCTGCTCCTCCGTCGTCGGGCCGGACGGCCCGGAGGCCGTGCGTGACGAGGGCGGCACGGTGGCGACCGCCGGCGTCACCGACGTGTTCTCGCTGCGGCGCGGCGACTGCCTGGCCGACCCGGGCGACGACCGCATCGCCGACGTGGACGTCGTTCCCTGCGCCGAGGAGCACGCACTGGAGGTCTTCCACACGTTCGCGCAGCCCGGAGACCGCTACACCAGCCGCAACACGCTGCTCGCCCAGGCCGAGGCGGGCTGCGAGCCGGAGTTCGGCGCCGTGATGGGGATCGCCTACGGCGACTCCGCCCTCGAGTACCGCTCGCTCGTCCCCTCCGAAGTCGGCTGGCGCCACGGGGACCGCACGATCGTCTGCGCGGTCCTCGATCCGGCCGACGACTCCACCACCGGCAGCCTCTTCGGCTCCGCTCGCTGA